The Siansivirga zeaxanthinifaciens CC-SAMT-1 region CTACCCGTGTATTTTATACCTTAGAAAATAAGATTTAATACACTAAGGTCATGATAAGAAAATCTCCTGTTTCAATGATAATGACAGAGCATGTTATTACATTAGAAGAAAATGATAGATTAGAAAAAGCAGAAATGCTTTTTAAAAAACATCATATAAGACATATTCCTGTTGTAAGATCTGGTGTGGTCTTGGGCATGTTAAGTTACACAGATTTATTAAGACTCAGTTTTGCAGATTGTAGTGACGATTTAAACGCCCATGCCGATGCTTTAATCTATAAAATGTTTACCATTAAACAGGTCATGAAAAAAGACATTGAAACGATTTCATCTTCCCATTCCATAAAAGATGTTGCTGAGATTTTATCTACCAAAGAATTTCATGCACTTCCTGTAGTTAATAATAATAGACTGGTGGGCATTGTAACAACAACCGATTTAATTAAATATCTTTTAAAACAATTTTAAAAAAACAACTAAAAAATTTGATTACATGACATTTGTCATATGCTTAAACACCGTGTTTTTTAATTTTGAATAATAATAAAAACTTAATATCATGAGAGAACATACTTTAGTTTCAGAAATAATGAGCAAAAATGTTATCGCACTTAAACGCGGAGACGAACTAGAACGTGCCGAAATGCTTTTTAATAAGTTTAAAATTAAACATATTCCTGTAGTAAGTTCAGATGTTGTAATTGGTATGGTAAGTTATTCAGATTTGCTTAAAATAAGTACTGCCGAAGTTACTGCCGATGAGCATGATGTTAATATGGTAGTTTATAACACGTTTACTATTGAACAGGTTATGACTAAAAACGTAACAACCATTAAACATGACGCATTGGTTATAGATGCAGCAAGGATACTTGCTGAAAAAGGATTTCATGCATTACCTGTAACGCGCGATGGTATTCTAGATGGAATTGTAACCACCCGCGACTTACTTAAATATTTTGTGAGAATTTATTAAGGATTTACGATAGATTTTAAATCTTCAATAGTTTTTAATTGACTTGTACTTTTAAAAACAAAGCTTCCAGCAACAAGAACATCGGCTCCTGCATCAACAAGCGCTTTTGCATTTGCGTTGGTAACACCACCATCAATTTCAATTATTGTTGAAGCGCCTTTACGAACAATCATATCTTTAAGTTGCTTAACTTTCGAGTAGGTATTTTCAATAAAACTTTGTCCGCCAAATCCTGGATTTACACTCATTATAAGAACTAAATCCAAATCATTTATAACATCTTCTAAAAGATTTACGTTGGTATGTGGGTTGAGTGCAACACCGGCTTTCATGCCTTCCGATTTTATGGCTTGTATGGTTCGGTGTAAATGGGTACAAGCTTCGTAGTGTACGGTTAAAATTTCGCTTCCTAAATTGGCAAATGTTTTAATGTATCTATCTGGGTCAACAATCATTAAATGAACATCCAATGGTTTTTTTGTGTGTTTTGCCATTGCTTCTAGAACAGGCATTCCAAAGGAAATATTAGGAACAAAAACACCATCCATTATATCAATATGAAACCAATCGGCATCACTTTTATTAACCATTTCTATATCTCTTTGTAGGTTAGCAAAGTCTGAAGCTAATAATGATGGAGCGATAAGTTTTGTACTCATTTTTGGTGTTTTTTGTAAAGTTTGTGCAAATATACTAAAGTCTTTTAGATGCACACTTTATATTTGGTGCTAAAGCTATTATAAAAATAAACCCTCGGTAATCAGCCGAGGGTTCTTTCATCAATCAAAAAACGAACAGTTATGTGAAACTGTTTGTTACTTTAATTTAGTCGTAATTTATAGTAATTACTAACCTAAATATGTTTTTAATATTTTACTTCTTGAAGTATGTTTTAATCTTCTAATCGCTTTTTCTTTAATTTGGCGAACACGCTCACGTGTTAAATCGAATGTTTCACCAATTTCTTCTAATGTCATTGGGTGCTGATTTCCTAAACCAAAATACAAACGAATAACATCGGCCTCACGAGGGGTTAATGTTTCTAAAGCACGCTCAATTTCTGTGCGTAACGATTCGTGTAATAATTCTCTATCTGGGTTTGGAGATTCACCACTGTTTAATACGTCGTATAAGTTAGAATCTTCACCTTCAACTAAAGGCGCATCCATACTTACGTGACGACCAGAATTTTTCATAGACTCTTTAACATCGTT contains the following coding sequences:
- a CDS encoding CBS domain-containing protein; this translates as MIRKSPVSMIMTEHVITLEENDRLEKAEMLFKKHHIRHIPVVRSGVVLGMLSYTDLLRLSFADCSDDLNAHADALIYKMFTIKQVMKKDIETISSSHSIKDVAEILSTKEFHALPVVNNNRLVGIVTTTDLIKYLLKQF
- a CDS encoding CBS domain-containing protein — encoded protein: MREHTLVSEIMSKNVIALKRGDELERAEMLFNKFKIKHIPVVSSDVVIGMVSYSDLLKISTAEVTADEHDVNMVVYNTFTIEQVMTKNVTTIKHDALVIDAARILAEKGFHALPVTRDGILDGIVTTRDLLKYFVRIY
- the rpe gene encoding ribulose-phosphate 3-epimerase, which encodes MSTKLIAPSLLASDFANLQRDIEMVNKSDADWFHIDIMDGVFVPNISFGMPVLEAMAKHTKKPLDVHLMIVDPDRYIKTFANLGSEILTVHYEACTHLHRTIQAIKSEGMKAGVALNPHTNVNLLEDVINDLDLVLIMSVNPGFGGQSFIENTYSKVKQLKDMIVRKGASTIIEIDGGVTNANAKALVDAGADVLVAGSFVFKSTSQLKTIEDLKSIVNP